A genomic segment from Nicotiana sylvestris chromosome 1, ASM39365v2, whole genome shotgun sequence encodes:
- the LOC104239139 gene encoding AAA-ATPase At4g25835-like: MEILSQIWSFLGLLTVLQNILPTQLLSVLHSCYESIQDFFSPYSYFEIPEFNGYCGVDVNDLYRHVNLYLNSINSSSTCPRLTLSRSKSSKSISYTLAPNHTVNDTFCGHHFSWTHQVDNVQDSVEEKRSFTLKLPKRHRLELLKPYLEHVTARAEEFERVSRERRLFTNNGHGSYESGWSSVPFRHPSTFETLALEPELKTQLMDDLTAFSEGKDFYHKIGRAWKRGYLLYGPPGSGKSSLIAAMANFLCYDVYDLELSKVSDNSELRALLIQTTNRSIIVIEDIDCSINLTGDRMTKTRNNHSMHKKNRHVIGDNAEDNGRVTLSGLLNFTDGLWSCCGEEKVIVFTTNHKDNVDPALVRCGRMDMHVSLGTCGMHAFKVLVKNYLGLDSHALFDVVESCIRSGGTLTPAHIGEILLRNRRDADVAVKSVLTAMQAKILGADMDATEGGHEYDDMARSPESIARRLMESPDNWPEGSPEKKKKKEGSTWEKNVKFLVRLRSLTKSDSGRRGV; this comes from the coding sequence ATGGAGATATTGTCTCAAATCTGGTCTTTCTTGGGACTTCTAACGGTGCTTCAAAACATTTTGCCTACTCAGCTTTTATCCGTGCTTCACTCTTGCTATGAATCTATTCAAGATTTCTTCAGCCCTTATTCTTACTTCGAAATCCCTGAATTCAATGGCTATTGTGGTGTTGACGTTAACGATCTTTATCGACACGTTAACCTTTACTTGAACTCCATCAATTCCTCATCCACTTGCCCTCGTCTTACACTCTCTCGATCTAAATCTTCCAAAAGCATCTCGTACACATTGGCTCCTAATCACACCGTTAATGACACCTTCTGTGGGCACCACTTTTCGTGGACACACCAAGTCGACAACGTTCAGGACTCCGTCGAAGAAAAGCGTAGCTTCACCCTCAAACTTCCTAAACGCCATCGCCTCGAGCTCCTCAAACCTTACCTCGAGCATGTAACTGCTCGAGCTGAGGAGTTCGAGAGGGTTTCTCGTGAAAGGAGACTCTTCACGAACAACGGTCATGGTTCGTATGAATCTGGCTGGTCCTCTGTCCCTTTCCGCCACCCTTCCACGTTCGAGACACTCGCCCTCGAGCCGGAGCTAAAGACACAACTCATGGATGACCTAACTGCATTTTCAGAAGGAAAAGACTTCTACCACAAAATTGGGCGTGCATGGAAGCGTGGCTACTTGCTATATGGACCTCCAGGTTCTGGAAAATCGAGCCTCATTGCTGCCATGGCGAACTTTCTTTGCTACGACGTGTATGATCTCGAGCTTAGCAAAGTCTCAGATAATTCTGAACTAAGAGCTTTACTCATACAAACAACTAATCGGTCCATCATTGTCATTGAGGATATAGATTGTTCTATTAACTTAACGGGCGATAGGATGACGAAAACGAGGAATAACCATTCCATGCACAAGAAGAACCGGCATGTCATCGGCGATAATGCAGAAGATAACGGACGGGTGACATTATCGGGCTTGTTGAATTTCACCGATGGACTATGGTCATGTTGCGGAGAAGAGAAGGTAATTGTTTTCACTACAAATCATAAGGATAATGTAGACCCGGCGTTAGTTAGATGTGGGCGAATGGACATGCATGTTAGCCTTGGCACGTGCGGGATGCATGCCTTCAAGGTCTTGGTGAAGAACTACTTAGGGTTGGACTCGCACGCTTTGTTTGACGTGGTGGAGAGCTGCATAAGGTCAGGTGGGACCCTCACGCCAGCTCATATTGGAGAGATCTTGTTGAGGAATAGAAGGGATGCTGATGTGGCAGTAAAGTCAGTGTTGACTGCCATGCAAGCGAAGATTCTAGGTGCTGACATGGATGCCACGGAGGGTGGACACGAATATGATGACATGGCAAGGTCACCGGAGAGCATAGCTCGGAGGTTGATGGAGTCACCGGATAATTGGCCAGAAGGTTCgccggagaagaagaagaagaaagaagggtCAACATGGGAGAAAAATGTCAAATTCTTAGTAAGACTTAGATCGTTGACCAAGTCTGACTCAGGAAGAAGGGGTGTATAA
- the LOC104239138 gene encoding uncharacterized protein, which translates to MGVVIIDGSTIRDFVNDEAAFAKAIDKGFTDLDLNNDGVLSRSELRKAFESLRLIEAHFGVDVAASPEELTRLYDSIFEKFDCDHNGTVDRQEFGNEMRKIMLAIAEGLGSSPIQMALDDSDQNLIKQAADLEASKLPA; encoded by the coding sequence atgggagtAGTGATCATAGACGGATCAACAATTCGAGACTTCGTAAACGACGAAGCAGCTTTTGCAAAGGCAATTGATAAAGGATTCACCGATTTGGACCTCAACAACGATGGCGTTTTATCCCGTTCCGAGCTTCGCAAAGCGTTCGAGTCTCTCCGCCTCATAGAGGCTCACTTCGGCGTCGACGTTGCCGCCTCGCCGGAGGAACTCACCCGCCTCTACGATTCCATATTCGAGAAGTTCGATTGTGACCACAACGGCACCGTTGACCGACAGGAGTTTGGGAATGAGATGAGGAAGATTATGCTGGCGATCGCCGAGGGACTTGGATCGTCGCCGATTCAAATGGCTCTTGATGATAGTGACCAGAATTTGATCAAACAAGCTGCCGATCTCGAAGCTTCTAAGCTTCCTGCCTAA